A genome region from Maylandia zebra isolate NMK-2024a linkage group LG6, Mzebra_GT3a, whole genome shotgun sequence includes the following:
- the LOC143419121 gene encoding general transcription factor II-I repeat domain-containing protein 2A-like, whose protein sequence is MESLKGQTRGEDLFERVSAAIENMKLPWSKLVNVTTDGSPNLTGKNVGLLRRIQNKVKDENSDQDVIFLHCIIHQESLCKSVLQLNHVVNPVVKLVNFIRARGLQHRQFIAFLEETDADHQDLLYHSRVRWLSLGKVFQRVWELKEEIGVFLERQGKTDEFPELSNKSWMCDFAFATDVFSHLNELNVKLQGKEQFVHDMHTNVKAFKSKLALFSRQILNKSFTHFPTLATLKEAGAKVKKYSESLDALHGEFCRRFLDFDKIDKSLQLVAFPLSQDPETAPEELQLELIDLQSDPALKEKFSSLKLNDFYASLNDAAFPNLRRRAQMMLALFGSTFVCEQTFSVMNINKASHRSKLTDLHLRSILRIATTKLTPDFDALAKKGDQQHCSH, encoded by the coding sequence ATGGAGTCTCTGAAAGGACAAACACGGGGAGAGGACTTGTTTGAACGAGTGTCTGCTGCCATCGAAAACATGAAGCTTCCCTGGAGTAAGCTTGTTAACGTCACCACAGATGGATCTCCAAATTTAACGGGAAAAAACGTTGGCCTGCTGAGGAGAATCCAGAATAAAGTGAAAGATGAAAACTCTGACCAGGATGTGATTTTCCtccactgcatcatccaccaGGAATCTCTATGTAAATCGGTGTTACAGCTGAATCATGTTGTGAATCCTGTGGTGAAACTTGTCAACTTCATACGCGCACGGGGACTTCAGCACCGTCAGTTCATTGCGTTCCTGGAGGAAACTGATGCGGATCACCAGGACCTGCTTTATCACTCCCGTGTCCGCTGGTTGAGTTTGGGCAAAGTGTTTCAACGAGTGTGGGAGCTCAAAGAGGAGATTGGCGTGTTTTTGGAGCGGCAGGGGAAGACTGATGAATTTCCTGAGCTGAGCAACAAGAGCTGGATGTGTGACTTCGCGTTTGCTACAGACGTATTTTCACACTTGAATGAGCTCAATGTGAAACTGCAGGGGAAGGAGCAGTTTGTGCATGACATGCACACAAACGTGAAAGCCTTCAAATCCAAGCTGGCTTTATTCTCCAGGCAGATTTTGAACAAGTCATTCACTCATTTTCCTACACTAGCCACGCTGAAAGAGGCCGGAGCAAAAGTAAAGAAATACAGTGAGTCACTGGATGCACTGCACGGAGAATTCTGCCGTCGGTTTTTGGATTTCGATAAAATTGACAAGTCACTTCAATTGGTGGCCTTTCCTCTGTCACAAGACCCCGAAACAGCTCCAGAGGAGCTTCAGCTCGAACTCATCGACCTTCAGTCTGACCCTGCCTTAAAAGAgaagttcagctctctgaaactaAATGACTTCTATGCTTCACTCAATGATGCCGCGTTTCCAAATCTAAGGCGAAGAGCGCAGATGATGTTGGCTTTGTTCGGCTCTACCTTCGTGTGTGAACAGACATTCAGCGTCATGAACATCAACAAAGCCAGCCACAGATCCAAgttaacagacctacacctcaGATCAATCCTGAGAATCGCCACAACAAAACTAACTCCAGACTTTGATGCGCTGGCTAAAAAAGGAGACCAACAACACTGCTCCCATTAA